The Chryseolinea soli genome contains a region encoding:
- a CDS encoding lysophospholipid acyltransferase family protein, which yields MISLSRAMPRTWWLAFCGGLGKLARVFATKTRNQVLDHLAFAYGPEMTPKEVKKLSWSVFKMLGTNTGEMLRATRVKDLAGLEEFLKTEGLEHYEKAIKKGKGVIFLTLHLGAFDLQVSNMALRGLNPNIIGTPLKDERLNALLWDYRNKYGAIAIERGRETFRLIKVLKSGGSVALLIDQDTKVKSRFVNFFGKPAATPVGATVLALKTGAAVVPTYVYLGEDKLQHMHILPEVPMVITGDDEVDMVYNTQVLTNFIEATIRKHPDQWVWMHERWKTKPGEEIA from the coding sequence TTGATCTCCCTCTCCCGGGCCATGCCCCGCACCTGGTGGCTGGCATTCTGCGGTGGCCTGGGGAAACTGGCCCGCGTTTTCGCCACCAAAACCCGCAACCAGGTACTGGACCATCTTGCCTTCGCCTACGGCCCCGAAATGACCCCGAAAGAGGTAAAGAAGCTGTCGTGGAGCGTTTTTAAAATGCTCGGCACCAATACCGGTGAAATGCTCCGCGCCACCCGCGTAAAAGACCTCGCCGGCCTGGAAGAATTCTTAAAAACCGAAGGTCTGGAGCACTATGAAAAGGCCATCAAAAAAGGAAAAGGCGTCATCTTCCTCACCCTCCACCTGGGCGCATTCGATCTGCAAGTGAGCAACATGGCCTTGCGCGGCCTTAACCCGAACATCATCGGCACACCCCTAAAAGACGAACGGCTCAACGCCCTGTTGTGGGACTATCGCAATAAATATGGCGCGATCGCCATCGAAAGAGGGAGGGAAACCTTTCGGCTGATCAAAGTCCTGAAGTCGGGTGGTTCCGTGGCCCTGCTGATCGATCAGGACACAAAAGTGAAAAGCCGTTTTGTGAATTTCTTTGGAAAACCGGCAGCCACCCCGGTAGGTGCCACCGTGTTAGCACTAAAGACCGGCGCGGCCGTCGTGCCCACCTACGTTTATCTGGGCGAGGACAAACTGCAGCACATGCACATCCTCCCGGAAGTCCCCATGGTCATCACCGGCGACGACGAAGTGGACATGGTCTACAACACGCAAGTGCTCACCAACTTCATCGAAGCCACCATACGCAAACATCCCGACCAATGGGTGTGGATGCACGAGCGGTGGAAAACAAAACCGGGAGAAGAAATTGCCTGA
- a CDS encoding SixA phosphatase family protein, which produces MKTLYIIRHAKSSWENPMMSDLDRPLNERGKRDAPRMGKRLKEKAIHPSVMISSPAKRAFGTAKRIAEALDYPKEKIKKEKSLYHGDEVGMLSAVQDINDKHDVAIVFGHNPGLTDFVNSLMDGEMDIDNVPTCGVVAFELDLDHWKDAAWGKGKMLFFDYPKSKED; this is translated from the coding sequence GTGAAAACACTGTACATAATCCGTCATGCCAAGTCCAGTTGGGAGAACCCGATGATGAGCGACCTGGACCGCCCGTTGAACGAGCGCGGCAAACGCGATGCGCCCCGCATGGGTAAACGCCTCAAAGAAAAAGCCATCCACCCCAGCGTGATGATCTCCAGCCCGGCCAAACGCGCTTTCGGCACCGCCAAACGCATCGCCGAAGCGCTGGACTACCCCAAGGAAAAGATCAAAAAAGAGAAATCGCTGTATCACGGCGACGAAGTAGGCATGCTCTCGGCCGTACAAGACATCAACGACAAACACGACGTAGCGATCGTGTTTGGTCACAATCCCGGCCTGACCGATTTTGTGAACTCCCTCATGGATGGCGAGATGGACATCGACAATGTGCCCACCTGTGGTGTGGTGGCCTTTGAACTCGATCTCGATCATTGGAAAGATGCCGCATGGGGCAAAGGCAAGATGCTTTTCTTTGATTATCCCAAAAGCAAGGAAGACTAG
- a CDS encoding DUF4421 family protein, which produces MKLWIGILFCCLAYGTFAQTDAEVSVVPPQRKYDSIRAINIKPYPDHFFVWPVLKQRRLDFEMEDLPARDRKIAYRSNRPYGFGFGVYLFEVAAELAFSIPVDEKQKDLYGESKARDLQLNMLGKQWGLDVYHQRYDGFYIDDPSAKVPAGKPYPQRPDITTRNLGFTGNYVFNNKKFSFRSAYNFADRQLHSAGSFLLFTSISSFKAQGDSAILGKHYASEFGGDSGIQQIKSTTFAIAPGYTYSFIQRGFFLNGTLAVGPAHNWLYYRLENGGTKNDIKFSAFIVGRIAMGYSGDRFFGGLSFVTQNSTAQFDHVKLTSSTGTFKILFGYRFREFGILTKRVRDLPKALGFGN; this is translated from the coding sequence ATGAAACTTTGGATTGGAATATTATTTTGCTGTCTGGCCTACGGCACTTTCGCGCAAACCGACGCTGAAGTTTCCGTGGTGCCTCCACAGCGCAAATACGATTCCATACGGGCGATCAACATCAAACCCTATCCCGATCATTTTTTTGTATGGCCCGTACTGAAGCAGCGCCGTCTCGATTTCGAAATGGAAGACCTGCCGGCACGTGACCGGAAAATTGCCTACCGCTCCAACCGGCCCTATGGGTTTGGATTTGGCGTTTATCTTTTTGAAGTGGCGGCCGAGCTGGCCTTCTCCATCCCGGTAGATGAAAAACAAAAAGACCTTTACGGCGAATCGAAAGCCCGCGACCTCCAGTTGAACATGCTGGGTAAACAATGGGGATTGGATGTCTATCACCAGCGTTACGACGGCTTCTACATCGACGACCCTTCAGCGAAAGTGCCCGCCGGCAAGCCCTATCCCCAACGTCCCGACATCACGACGCGCAACCTCGGCTTCACCGGGAACTATGTTTTCAACAACAAGAAATTCTCTTTTCGCTCGGCCTACAACTTTGCCGACCGGCAACTGCACAGCGCGGGATCGTTCCTGTTGTTCACTTCCATCAGTTCCTTCAAGGCGCAAGGCGACTCGGCCATTCTCGGCAAACACTACGCGTCTGAATTTGGTGGAGACTCGGGCATCCAACAGATCAAGTCCACCACGTTTGCCATTGCACCGGGCTACACCTACAGCTTCATCCAGCGCGGTTTCTTTTTGAACGGAACGCTTGCCGTGGGGCCCGCACACAACTGGTTATACTACCGGTTGGAGAACGGCGGCACAAAGAACGATATCAAGTTCTCGGCCTTCATCGTGGGGCGTATCGCCATGGGCTACAGCGGCGATCGTTTTTTTGGAGGGCTTAGCTTTGTGACACAAAACAGCACGGCGCAGTTCGACCACGTAAAGCTGACGAGCTCTACGGGCACGTTCAAAATTCTTTTTGGCTACCGCTTCAGGGAGTTCGGCATTTTGACGAAGCGCGTGCGTGATCTGCCCAAAGCGCTTGGCTTCGGCAACTAG
- the hslU gene encoding ATP-dependent protease ATPase subunit HslU: MMDPKYLTPKQIVEELDKYIIGQYEAKRNVAIALRNRWRRMNVKSDIQGEIVPNNILMIGATGVGKTEIARRLAKIADAPFVKVEASKFTEVGYVGRDVESMVRDLVEQSVNLVKAKKKEEVKEKAANAVEEIILDALIPPMRSSSPKSAGFATGNHDVTDGEPTSDVELNERTRQHFREKIRNGELEDRKIDINIKGASGPNIGMVGGGMVDEVSMMNLQEMINGMMPKKSKKRKVTVAEARRILLEEEAAKLIDMDEVKEEAIHRAEDAGIIFIDEIDKIASGKKGGGGGPDVSREGVQRDLLPIVEGSTVNTKHGVIKTDHVLFIAAGAFHISKPSDLIPELQGRFPIRVELNNLTKEDFIRILKEPRNALTKQYQALFAAEDVDVTFTDDAIEEIASTAFAINTEMENIGARRLHTVMSKLLNEFLFDVPDKISTNAHISINADMVRTKLNDLVKNKDLSQYIL, from the coding sequence ATGATGGATCCGAAGTATTTGACACCGAAACAGATCGTAGAGGAACTTGATAAATATATCATCGGCCAATACGAGGCCAAACGAAACGTGGCCATCGCGCTGCGCAACCGCTGGCGCCGCATGAATGTGAAGAGCGACATCCAGGGTGAAATTGTTCCCAACAATATTCTCATGATCGGAGCCACCGGCGTGGGTAAAACTGAAATTGCGCGACGCCTGGCGAAGATCGCCGATGCTCCCTTTGTGAAAGTGGAGGCTTCGAAATTTACGGAAGTGGGCTACGTGGGCCGCGACGTCGAAAGCATGGTGCGCGACCTGGTGGAGCAATCCGTGAACCTGGTGAAAGCCAAGAAGAAAGAAGAAGTGAAAGAAAAGGCGGCCAATGCCGTCGAAGAAATAATCCTGGATGCACTTATCCCGCCCATGCGATCGTCGTCGCCGAAGTCGGCCGGATTTGCTACGGGCAATCACGACGTGACCGATGGCGAACCGACGAGCGATGTGGAGTTGAACGAGCGCACGCGCCAGCACTTTCGGGAGAAGATCAGAAACGGTGAATTGGAAGACCGCAAGATCGACATCAACATCAAGGGCGCGTCCGGTCCCAACATTGGCATGGTGGGCGGCGGCATGGTAGACGAGGTGTCGATGATGAACTTGCAGGAGATGATCAACGGCATGATGCCCAAGAAAAGCAAGAAACGGAAAGTGACCGTGGCCGAAGCCCGTCGCATTCTGCTGGAAGAAGAGGCCGCCAAGCTCATCGACATGGACGAAGTGAAAGAGGAAGCTATCCACCGCGCCGAAGACGCCGGCATCATCTTCATCGACGAGATCGACAAGATCGCTTCTGGCAAAAAGGGTGGTGGCGGCGGACCCGACGTGAGCCGCGAAGGCGTGCAACGCGACCTGCTGCCCATCGTGGAAGGCAGCACGGTGAACACCAAACACGGCGTCATCAAAACCGACCACGTGCTGTTCATCGCCGCAGGGGCATTCCACATTTCAAAACCATCGGACCTCATCCCTGAGTTGCAAGGACGGTTCCCCATCCGCGTGGAATTGAATAACCTGACCAAAGAGGATTTCATCCGGATCCTGAAAGAACCCCGCAACGCACTGACCAAACAATACCAGGCGCTCTTCGCTGCAGAAGACGTAGACGTCACGTTCACCGACGACGCCATCGAAGAGATTGCCAGCACGGCCTTTGCCATCAACACCGAAATGGAAAACATCGGCGCGCGACGCCTGCACACGGTGATGAGCAAATTGCTGAACGAATTCCTCTTCGACGTGCCCGACAAGATCTCCACGAACGCGCATATCAGCATCAATGCCGACATGGTGCGCACCAAGTTGAACGACCTGGTGAAGAACAAAGACCTGAGCCAATATATTCTCTGA
- the porQ gene encoding type IX secretion system protein PorQ has protein sequence MRRKLLLYFLMAVPATAFAQNGVRQSFEFLNMPGHARLGGLGGVNTSLADRDVNFFFSNPALNSDSLAGTASASYQFYVASVGQASAAYSHQFKKWGTLTFGLQHLSYGTIKGYDATGQATQDFKSGETVLAVSKSHQVSHFRIGVNLKMAFSNIAGYRASALMVDIGGLFVHPTQDLRVGMVVKNLGAVLSQYTETSRAKLPFDVQLGVTFKPEHMPLRFSITGYNLARTNVDYAVPPDPAPGAFDKVMRRLTFGAEVLLHRNVNVLVGYNYLVHQELKLANAGGGAGITFGFSARIKSFEFVFSRGGYVVGNAGYTFTLSKNIDTLMKRRQL, from the coding sequence GTGCGGAGAAAACTTTTGCTTTATTTCTTGATGGCCGTTCCTGCAACGGCCTTCGCGCAGAACGGTGTTCGACAATCCTTTGAATTTCTCAACATGCCTGGCCATGCCCGGTTGGGTGGCCTGGGGGGAGTGAATACATCCCTGGCCGACCGCGACGTCAATTTCTTTTTCAGCAACCCGGCATTGAACAGCGATTCGCTGGCAGGAACGGCTTCGGCCTCCTACCAGTTTTATGTGGCCAGCGTTGGCCAGGCGTCGGCAGCCTATTCCCACCAATTCAAAAAATGGGGAACGCTGACGTTCGGTCTGCAGCATCTGAGCTACGGCACCATCAAGGGCTATGACGCTACCGGGCAGGCTACGCAGGATTTTAAATCGGGAGAAACGGTGCTGGCCGTGAGCAAAAGTCACCAGGTATCGCATTTCAGAATTGGTGTGAACCTGAAAATGGCTTTCTCCAACATTGCCGGCTATCGCGCCAGCGCGCTGATGGTCGACATCGGTGGATTATTTGTTCACCCCACACAGGATCTGCGCGTGGGCATGGTGGTGAAGAACCTCGGCGCCGTGCTGTCGCAATACACGGAGACCAGCCGCGCCAAACTTCCCTTTGATGTGCAGTTGGGTGTAACGTTCAAACCGGAGCACATGCCGTTGCGCTTTTCCATTACCGGCTACAATCTGGCCCGCACAAACGTTGACTATGCCGTTCCTCCCGATCCGGCCCCCGGTGCATTTGATAAGGTCATGCGGCGTCTTACCTTTGGGGCCGAGGTGCTGCTGCACCGGAATGTGAATGTGCTCGTGGGATATAACTATCTCGTTCACCAGGAGCTGAAACTGGCCAACGCCGGCGGAGGCGCGGGGATAACATTCGGCTTTTCTGCCCGCATAAAGTCGTTCGAATTTGTGTTTAGCCGTGGCGGCTATGTCGTGGGCAATGCAGGGTACACGTTTACCCTTTCCAAAAATATCGATACACTGATGAAGCGAAGACAGTTATGA
- the lon gene encoding endopeptidase La — translation MFKSLPIQLVQEESDDLIQMINPEQDSDLKPEDLPEELSILPIKNTVLFPGVVIPITVGRQKSIKLVKKAYQGNRIIGVVAQKNSQAEEPTVEDLYRAGTVARIIKMLVLPDGNTTIIIQGKNRFAIKEFVQEEPYLTARIQLQSEPKLNANGKETKALVQSLKDAATKILKLNPEIPIEAQVALDNISSMAFLVHFLASNLNVEVAEKQKILETQNLVDRGTLLLQYMLKDIQMLEIKHEIQKKVHTDIDQQQRDYFLRQQIKVLQDELGYDGPDKEVEKLRKRAENKSWPQPVADHFSKELDKLLRINPMAAEYPVAMNYVEFMLDLPWGEYTLDDFDLKRAKKILDQDHFGLEKVKTRILEYLAVLKLKQDMRGPILCLYGPPGVGKTSLGRSIAKALQRKYVRMSLGGVHDEAEIRGHRKTYVGAMPGKILQNLKKAQSSNPVFILDEIDKVKADFRGDPSSAMLEVLDPEQNNTFGDNYLEVEYDLSKVLFIATANALDTIHPALRDRMEVIEVSGYTLEEKVEIALKHLVPKQLKEHGLKTSDVKISRAAIAKVVNSYTRESGVRNLERKIGTLVRSIAKSVAMEEPFDKTVTEETVTKVLGAEIFDEELYQGNDIAGVVTGLAWTQVGGEILFVESSLSKGKGGLTISGQLGDVMKESAMAALSYLKSNADALQIDHRVFQQYDLHIHVPAGAVPKDGPSAGITMFTSLASIYTQRKVKAKLAMTGEITLRGKVLPVGGIKEKILAAKRSGIKELVLSSKNRRDIEEIEKHYLKGLVFHYVDSVEEVMKIALLKDQVDKPMKFVFAEQKIHA, via the coding sequence ATGTTTAAAAGTTTGCCCATACAACTCGTACAAGAAGAATCGGACGACCTTATTCAAATGATCAATCCGGAACAGGATTCGGACCTCAAACCCGAAGACCTGCCCGAAGAACTTTCCATACTTCCCATCAAAAACACCGTATTGTTCCCGGGCGTGGTGATTCCCATCACGGTAGGGCGTCAGAAATCCATCAAACTGGTGAAAAAGGCTTACCAGGGCAACCGGATCATTGGTGTGGTGGCCCAAAAGAATTCCCAGGCCGAAGAACCGACCGTTGAAGACCTTTATCGCGCCGGCACCGTGGCCCGCATCATCAAAATGCTCGTGCTGCCCGATGGAAACACAACGATCATCATCCAGGGAAAGAATCGTTTTGCTATCAAGGAATTTGTACAGGAAGAACCGTACCTCACGGCCCGCATTCAGCTTCAATCCGAACCCAAGCTCAACGCCAACGGCAAGGAAACCAAAGCGCTGGTGCAGTCGCTGAAGGATGCGGCCACAAAAATATTAAAGCTCAATCCCGAAATTCCCATCGAGGCGCAGGTGGCATTGGACAACATTTCCAGCATGGCCTTCCTGGTCCACTTCCTGGCATCGAACCTCAACGTGGAGGTCGCCGAGAAGCAAAAGATCTTAGAAACACAAAACCTCGTCGACCGGGGCACGCTGCTGTTGCAGTACATGCTGAAAGACATCCAGATGCTGGAGATCAAGCATGAGATCCAAAAGAAGGTGCACACCGACATCGATCAGCAACAACGCGACTATTTCCTGCGTCAGCAGATCAAAGTGCTGCAAGACGAATTGGGTTACGACGGTCCGGATAAGGAAGTAGAAAAGCTGCGCAAGCGCGCCGAGAACAAATCGTGGCCGCAACCCGTGGCCGACCACTTCAGCAAAGAACTCGACAAACTTTTGCGCATCAACCCAATGGCCGCCGAATATCCCGTGGCCATGAACTATGTGGAGTTCATGCTCGACCTGCCCTGGGGCGAGTATACGCTGGACGATTTTGATTTGAAACGCGCCAAGAAAATTCTGGACCAGGATCATTTCGGTTTGGAAAAAGTGAAGACGCGCATCCTGGAATATCTGGCCGTGCTGAAATTGAAACAAGACATGCGCGGCCCCATCTTGTGTCTCTATGGCCCTCCCGGTGTGGGCAAGACCTCCTTGGGACGCTCTATAGCCAAAGCGTTGCAGCGCAAGTATGTGCGCATGTCGCTGGGCGGTGTGCATGATGAAGCGGAGATCCGCGGCCATCGCAAGACCTATGTCGGCGCTATGCCCGGTAAGATCCTGCAAAATTTAAAGAAAGCACAATCATCGAATCCTGTATTTATTCTCGATGAGATCGACAAAGTGAAAGCCGATTTTCGTGGCGATCCTTCATCGGCCATGCTGGAAGTATTGGATCCCGAACAAAACAATACCTTCGGCGACAACTACCTGGAAGTGGAATACGATCTCTCGAAAGTATTGTTCATCGCCACCGCCAACGCACTCGACACCATCCATCCCGCGCTGCGCGATCGCATGGAAGTGATCGAAGTGTCGGGCTATACGCTTGAAGAAAAAGTAGAGATCGCGCTCAAACACCTTGTTCCCAAACAACTGAAGGAACACGGCTTGAAAACGTCCGATGTGAAAATATCGCGGGCTGCCATCGCGAAGGTGGTGAATAGCTACACGCGCGAGTCGGGTGTGCGCAACCTCGAACGCAAGATCGGCACCTTGGTGAGAAGCATTGCCAAGTCGGTGGCCATGGAAGAGCCGTTCGACAAAACGGTGACCGAGGAAACCGTAACGAAGGTGCTGGGCGCCGAAATTTTTGACGAAGAATTATATCAAGGCAACGACATCGCCGGCGTAGTGACCGGCCTGGCATGGACGCAAGTGGGTGGCGAAATTCTTTTTGTGGAATCGAGCCTCAGCAAAGGTAAAGGCGGCCTCACGATCTCCGGACAGTTGGGCGATGTGATGAAAGAGTCGGCCATGGCTGCGCTTTCTTATCTCAAGTCCAATGCCGACGCGTTGCAGATCGATCACCGCGTGTTTCAGCAATACGATCTCCATATCCACGTGCCGGCCGGTGCCGTTCCCAAAGACGGACCCTCGGCGGGCATCACCATGTTCACGTCGCTGGCCTCGATCTACACGCAGCGGAAAGTAAAAGCCAAGCTGGCCATGACGGGCGAAATCACGCTCCGCGGAAAAGTGCTGCCGGTGGGAGGCATCAAGGAAAAAATACTGGCGGCTAAGCGCAGTGGCATAAAAGAATTGGTGCTGAGCTCCAAGAACCGCCGCGATATTGAAGAAATCGAAAAGCATTATCTGAAAGGACTGGTGTTCCACTACGTCGATTCGGTGGAAGAAGTGATGAAGATCGCACTGCTCAAAGACCAGGTGGACAAGCCCATGAAGTTTGTTTTTGCCGAGCAAAAGATTCACGCCTGA
- a CDS encoding OmpA family protein, protein MKTYFLIFVTAFWLLAHAPLMAQKPKKKFKKGGVVQLEDSLTSYSQSDIFLFPNLTTVRYYKNDEKLQHIKQLAAVGAYEEEYAELKAFVKNFGPDNFSRDAQLLWDLARLSQKMGPPGESVLLYKLVLKHLPQTLDGKEVKREFDTLTRNEKDLYVPLKEYYELVAYRKEIDTLRPPQGVLLNMGEAINSDKEDYGPTIGNVDNVLLFTSKRNVNADPMNKSYNEDLFYTLKSDSTWGFAEPFKNVNTPYNEGSACLSQDGKLLYFARCNSPDSYGSCDLFVAVLRSDSTWGNVKNLGPAVNSNAWDSQPSLSHSGDTLFFASDRIGGFGYSDIYFSVKDKKTGLWQKAENLGPIINTRGFEVSPFFHHAFNVLYFSSNGQPLTFGDFDIYKSRKLGPAWEEPKNIGPLVNGPGSEYYFTIDSESHYLYYARSAEESINNLDLHSFPVPMEAQPNATAHLKGSLINSETKKPFKGIVSVIDLDKGVEVAPKFLREDGSFDFNLINKRNYLLIIQGDDFFRIEELFFMDGDTEMNREAEPIESKIAFKSLEFENGKADILPSMHQDLDKLANFLIDHPKFKLDISGHTDSQGKEEANLRLSQARADAIKAYLIYQFKIESRRIEAHGFGSAKPIVNEKDEEDRKVNRRVEFGISRE, encoded by the coding sequence GTGAAAACCTACTTTTTGATCTTTGTCACAGCCTTTTGGCTGTTGGCGCACGCCCCCCTGATGGCCCAAAAGCCAAAGAAAAAATTCAAGAAGGGCGGGGTTGTTCAGTTGGAGGATAGCCTGACAAGCTACAGCCAATCTGACATCTTCCTATTCCCCAACCTCACTACGGTCAGATACTACAAAAACGACGAGAAGTTACAGCACATCAAGCAATTAGCGGCCGTGGGGGCCTACGAAGAGGAGTACGCCGAATTGAAGGCTTTTGTCAAGAATTTCGGCCCCGACAATTTTTCCCGCGACGCCCAATTGCTCTGGGACCTGGCCCGCCTCTCCCAAAAAATGGGTCCTCCCGGCGAATCGGTATTGCTCTACAAACTCGTGCTCAAACACCTCCCTCAAACCCTCGACGGCAAGGAGGTGAAAAGGGAATTCGACACGCTGACGCGAAATGAGAAGGATCTTTACGTACCACTCAAAGAATATTATGAGCTTGTGGCGTATCGAAAAGAGATCGACACGCTCCGCCCGCCGCAGGGTGTGCTGCTCAACATGGGCGAAGCGATCAACTCCGACAAGGAAGATTACGGCCCCACCATCGGCAACGTCGACAATGTGCTGCTGTTCACGTCCAAGCGCAACGTGAACGCCGACCCGATGAACAAATCCTATAACGAAGACTTGTTCTACACCCTCAAGAGCGACAGCACGTGGGGATTTGCCGAGCCTTTCAAAAACGTGAACACGCCCTACAATGAGGGGTCTGCTTGTCTTAGCCAGGATGGCAAGCTCCTCTACTTCGCCCGCTGCAACTCGCCCGATTCTTATGGCAGTTGCGACCTGTTTGTCGCCGTGCTCCGGTCCGACAGTACGTGGGGCAACGTAAAAAACCTCGGGCCCGCCGTCAACAGCAATGCCTGGGATTCGCAACCCTCGCTTTCACACAGCGGCGACACATTGTTCTTTGCCTCCGACCGCATTGGAGGCTTTGGCTATTCGGATATTTATTTTTCCGTAAAAGATAAAAAAACGGGCCTCTGGCAAAAAGCAGAAAACCTGGGACCGATCATCAACACACGCGGCTTTGAAGTGAGTCCTTTCTTTCACCATGCTTTCAACGTGCTCTACTTCAGCTCCAATGGCCAGCCCCTCACCTTTGGCGACTTCGACATCTACAAGTCGCGCAAACTGGGTCCAGCCTGGGAAGAACCGAAGAACATTGGGCCGCTGGTGAACGGACCGGGCAGCGAATATTATTTCACCATCGATTCGGAATCGCACTATCTATACTACGCGCGGTCGGCAGAAGAGAGCATCAACAATCTCGATCTTCACTCCTTCCCCGTGCCCATGGAGGCACAACCCAATGCCACGGCGCACCTCAAGGGATCGCTCATCAATTCGGAAACCAAAAAGCCTTTCAAAGGCATCGTGTCTGTGATCGATTTGGATAAAGGTGTGGAGGTAGCGCCAAAATTTTTACGCGAAGACGGCTCGTTTGATTTTAACCTCATCAACAAACGGAACTATTTGCTCATCATCCAGGGCGACGACTTCTTCCGCATCGAGGAGCTTTTCTTCATGGACGGCGACACGGAGATGAACCGGGAAGCCGAACCGATCGAAAGCAAGATCGCCTTCAAGTCGCTGGAGTTCGAGAACGGCAAGGCCGATATTCTCCCGTCGATGCACCAGGACCTCGACAAGCTGGCCAACTTCCTCATCGACCATCCTAAATTCAAGCTCGACATTTCCGGTCACACCGATTCGCAGGGAAAAGAAGAAGCCAATCTCCGGTTGTCGCAGGCGCGGGCCGATGCCATCAAAGCTTATCTGATTTACCAATTCAAGATCGAATCGCGGCGAATCGAAGCCCATGGCTTCGGCAGCGCGAAACCGATCGTGAACGAAAAAGACGAGGAAGACCGGAAGGTGAACCGCCGCGTAGAATTCGGCATCTCACGGGAATAA
- a CDS encoding DUF4097 family beta strand repeat-containing protein, which translates to MKKQLIIAITLVSLGLLLITTSITSAQTQASNEFTVPLGEPGKKGKLKAQINFGSITVKGTARKDILVKYTAPNNEEQDKKSSTKDGMRRIGGGGMDLEVSVSGNTVKVGSDSWNNKLNLEIEIPSNMDLEVKTYNDGDLMVTNVQGELELTNYNGEITALNISGSVVATTYNGDVKVTFDKVTDGTPMSYSTYNGDIDLTFPAALKATLKMKTEQGDIYSNFEVDFKSTGPVQKSDSKSGVYKVIVDEWKRGDVNGGGPEITMKNYNGDIYVRRK; encoded by the coding sequence ATGAAAAAGCAATTGATAATCGCGATCACCCTCGTAAGTCTCGGGCTCCTGCTCATCACCACATCGATCACATCGGCGCAAACGCAAGCCTCGAACGAATTCACGGTGCCGTTGGGTGAGCCCGGCAAAAAAGGAAAATTGAAAGCCCAGATCAACTTCGGCTCCATCACGGTGAAGGGCACGGCACGAAAGGACATCCTGGTGAAATACACCGCCCCCAACAATGAGGAGCAGGACAAGAAGAGTTCCACCAAAGACGGCATGCGCCGCATCGGTGGTGGGGGCATGGACCTGGAAGTGTCGGTGAGCGGCAACACCGTGAAGGTGGGCTCCGACTCCTGGAACAACAAACTGAATCTGGAGATCGAGATCCCCTCCAACATGGACCTGGAAGTGAAAACCTACAACGACGGCGACCTCATGGTGACCAACGTGCAGGGCGAATTGGAGCTGACCAACTACAACGGCGAGATCACGGCGCTGAACATCTCGGGCTCCGTGGTGGCCACCACCTACAACGGCGACGTTAAGGTGACCTTCGACAAAGTGACGGACGGAACACCGATGTCATACTCTACCTACAACGGCGACATCGACCTGACTTTCCCCGCCGCGCTGAAGGCCACGCTAAAAATGAAAACAGAACAGGGCGACATTTACTCCAACTTCGAAGTGGATTTCAAGAGCACCGGCCCGGTGCAAAAGAGCGACTCGAAGTCGGGTGTCTACAAAGTGATCGTCGACGAATGGAAACGCGGTGACGTGAATGGTGGCGGCCCTGAGATCACCATGAAGAACTACAACGGTGACATCTACGTCCGCCGGAAATAG